Proteins encoded together in one Lathamus discolor isolate bLatDis1 chromosome 3, bLatDis1.hap1, whole genome shotgun sequence window:
- the LOC136010813 gene encoding VWFA and cache domain-containing protein 1-like produces the protein MIKSAPVGPVAGGIMGCIMVLVLAVYAYRHQIHRRSHQHMSPLAAQEMSVRMSNLENDRDERDDDSHEDRGIISNTRFIAAVIERHAHSPERRRRYWGRSGTESDHGYSTMSPQEDSENPPCNNDPLSAGVDVGNHDEDLDLDTPPQTAALLSHKFHHYRLHHPTLHHSHHLQAAVTVHTVDAEC, from the exons ATGATCAAGAGTGCACCAGTCGGCCCGGTGGCTGGAGGCATTATGGGCTGCATTATGGTGCTTGTCCTAGCAGTGTATGCGTATCGCCACCAGATCCATCGGAGGAGTCACCAGCACATGTCACCTTTGGCTGCTCAGG AAATGTCAGTGCGTATGTCCAACCTGGAAAATGATAGGGACGAGAGAGACGATGACAGCCACGAAGACAGAGGAATCA TCAGCAACACCCGGTTCATAGCAGCGGTGATCGAGCGGCATGCCCACAGCCCGGAACGCAGGCGCCGGTACTGGGGGCGGTCGGGGACGGAGAGCGACCACG GCTACAGCACGATGAGCCCTCAGGAGGACAGTGAAAACCCTCCGTGCAATAACGACCCGCTGTCAGCTGGTGTTGATGTTGGAAACCACGACGAAGACTTGGACCTGGACACCCCACCTCAAACAGCTGCCCTGCTGAGTCACAAGTTTCACCACTACCGGTTGCACCACCCAACTCTCCACCACAGCCACCACTTACAGGCTGCAGTCACGGTACACACTGTGGATGCGGAATGCTAA